CGAATGGTGCGGCAGTGAGCGGAGAGAGAGACGCGCTCATCTCTCGGCGAGCCCCCACAGTTAGATGACACTCTCCTCCTGCTCCACGGGTGGGTCACGATGGCAAGAAACAATCACCTccccgaaaaaaaataaataaataaaatgaggaGGAGGAATAAAGAGCAGCGTCGCAAGGAGTGACTTCCCTCGGAGAAGCGCGCACGCGTGGGTGTGAGACGCACGTTGAATCTACTCCAAAGAATACAAGTCAGGACGTCGGGAGTGAActaaacaattttatttatttaatggactttaaaaaaaaaaaaaaaccggatTTTAAAACCATCCACGGATTGCAGAGCAAAGGAAAATTTAAAAGGCAAATCTGTCATATTGGAAAGTGACCTTGATGGATTATGTGATCGCGACACTTTGAGAATGATGCTTTCAgcctaatgtttttattattgtaagtataaaacttttttttttttttcaccagccGCCCACGTGGAAATTTTGGCTTTTACCAATCTGCATTCAAAGACACTGAAGAAATATAACACAGACAGCAGTGGTGGGTTTCGATCCAGATGGCCAATATAGTCAAGTGGAAACGCCTGGAGTACCATTAAACAAATCAGATAAACGCACTGCGAAAGCCGTCAATAGACGTTATTGACGAGGTGCTATATAAGGCTAATGACTGCCAGCACTCGACGCAGCTCGGCAGCAAACGTGGTTGGGAAACTTTCCCAGAAGGTGGACGGTAGAGTAACAGCAGCCTTTTCTGTGGTCTTTGAATGCACCATGTTATGAGCACACCACTAATTGGACCGAATAATATGCGCAGAATGTGTGGCGAGAGTTGATGCTGGGATAGTTGGCGAGATTCTGACCACCAAAAGCCAGAATGGCGGTTCCGACCAGGTGCCTATGGGTGACCCGGGCGACGGGAGAAGCGACGCAGAGACGGCCGACTTTTCAGTCCTGAGATCCGTCCCTGGCGCGGCGCAGCTGCAGTGGGCCGGGTGATGTGATGGGGTGACGGCTCACCCCCGCCCCGATCCCTAAAATCCCACCCACCCCGGATACAGTCTCGCTTAAACAATGGATCACAATTTCTCAACGGTTCGAGACGGCAGACAGATTCTGCCCGAGCACGACTCGTCCAAACGTGTCCTGACGGGATGCTTCCTTTCCCTCCTCATCTTCACCACGCTGTTGGGCAACACGCTGGTGTGCGTAGCCGTCACCAAGTTCCGCCACCTGCGCTCCAAGGTCACCAACTTCTTCGTCATCTCTCTGGCCATCTCCGACCTTCTGGTCGCCATCCTGGTGATGCCTTGGAAGGCCGCAACAGAGATCGTAGGTTTCTGGCCCTTTGGAGCCTTCTGCAACGTATGGGTGGCGTTTGACATCATGTGCTCCACCGCCTCCATCTTGAATCTTTGCGTAATCAGCGTCGACCGCTACTGGGCCATCTCCAGTCCGTTCCGCTACGAACGCAAAATGACCCCCAGAGTGGCGTGTCTGATGATCAGCGTGGCCTGGACGCTGTCCGTTCTCATCTCTTTCATCCCAGTTCAGCTGAACTGGCACAAAACTCAGAGTACTACCTACGCTGAGTTCAACGGAACGTACCCGGGCGAGCTGCCCCCCGACAACTGTGACTCCAGCCTTAACCGGTCTTACGCCATCTCCTCGTCGCTCATCAGTTTCTACATCCCCGTGGCAATCATGATTGTCACGTACACCCGCATCTACCGCATCGCCCAAAAACAGATCCGGAGGATATCCGCCTTGGAGAGGGCAGCGGAGAGTGCCAAAAACCGTCACAGCAGCATGGGGAACACGTCCAGCATAGAGAGTGAGAGTTTGTTCAAAATGTCCTTCAAGCGAGAAACCAAAGTGTTAAAGACGCTCTCAGTCATCATGGGGGTGTTTGTGTGCTGCTGGTTGCCCTTCTTCATCCTCAACTGCATGGTTCCCTTCTGCGAGCCCAACCTGCCCAACGATGCCAACGACTTCCACTGCATCAGCCCGACCACCTTTGACGTGTTCGTGTGGTTTGGCTGGGCCAACTCATCGCTCAACCCCATCATCTACGCCTTCAACGCCGACTTCCGCAAGGCCTTCTCCATCCTGCTGGGCTGCCACCGCCTTTGCCCGGGGAGCAACACCATCGAGATCCTCAGCATCAACAACAATGCCGGAGCGCCACTTCCCAACCCCAGCTGCCAGTACCAGCCCAAAAGCCACATTCCAAAGGAGGGCAACCACTCGGATGGCTCCGTGATGCCCCACAGCATCTTGTGTCAGGAGGAGGAGTTACACAAGCTGGATGGAGGCGTCACAGACGAGATGGAGGTAGGTGTGGTAAACAATGCCTTGGACAAACTGTGCCCAGCCATCTCGGGGAATCTAGACAGCGACACAGAGATTACTCTGGAAAAGATCAACCCCATAACCCAGAACGGACAGCACAACACCATGTCCTGCTGAACACTCGGAACGGACATCTTGCCTGACATAGTGAGTGTGTTACGTCCTACAGGACATTCGGACTATCAACCCTGATccacaaggggaaaaaaaacaacttccgAATGTTTCAAAGTTAAAGGCACTTTATTCCCGGTAAACATACTGCAAAATGCTGATGGTGTGATACCAGACCACCACATGCACATGgatgcattccccccccccccccccccgtaattAAGATGCATAAATGTTCATCCTGTACAGTACAGAGTGACTTTTAACAGTATATAGCGCAAAGGAAGATGTAGTAAAGGTTATCAAAATGTGTTGGGTAATGCAATCAATATCTGATTCTATTTTTAATTTCAGTATAACTATGGCAGTTTTCTTTGGAGAGCAAACATTTTAAGGCAGCCAAAAGATTTGGGTTCGCCCTGCGATTTTGACTTCAGCTCTACtgggcaaggaaccatatttggagACCGAAGTGGGAGTTCAAAACGGACGAGGCAGTAGAACAACGGGGTTGGTTTGAGCGAGTCTAAAGCCTCTCAAAAGacatgtacagtgaaccctggCATATTTGCAGTTGGGCATTTGCTAATTCAAccattagattattttttttttgtgtgtggaaccTTTCCtatgttatttgctgaaaaattggcgattttctttaccactttggcaccatcttgtggccatGACATGTTGAGGAGTTTTATTGAGACAATAGTGCTTTGCTTCCATCTTGTGGAAAATCTAAAGCCAATTACAAAGGTATTTAGGGGGTCAGTTAAATCCATATCTcctgtgtatagtgggggttcactgtacaacaATAATTAGTTGTCTAAAAAGGGGTACACACAAACCGCTTCTTCTTaagtgattttttgtttttacacgtAAGAGGCCCCACACATGAAAACAACCTGCAAGATGTTCTCAGTGTTTACTGTACTCAAAATGAAAATTTATTTGGCGTCTACATTGCAGATGCAGACTTCTCCTTTTTAATGTGGTGAGTGACTTGGGACACCTGTTAGAGAAACACTCAACATAGCCGCAGCACAATTAGAGGAGCAACTCCTCTAATTGTGCTGTGGATTTTCAGGTCGCTTCCTGATTGGTTTTCATTCCGTTTTATGTCACAATCACGGGATTCAGCGGCTCGGCCCAACTCGGTGTTGACCACATGTAAGGATTTgcaatcgtaaatattgaacagattCAACATTACCAATTACAATCAGGGATGAAAAATGACACCACAGAATAACTGCTCGGGTTAATCTTTCCAGAGACATCCGACAATTGGGCCTTTACAGACTTTGATCGGAagagagtaaaaaaaatgcttaaattaGGGGCGGGTATGTGTGCACCCCGCTTTAGGTTGGGCTTTGTAAATATCTCCGAGTGGAGATATTGCTGTTCACCAGGGACCAAGTAAATTGGCTTACATGAAGGCTCTTCCACATTTTCTTCCCTTAAGTTTATTGACCCCTCGTCCCTTAAGCTTCTACCTCCATTTAGATCAGTACTTTTTAAATCCCAAATTAGGGGTGGCTTCTCTGTTTTATTCCCTCCCCTTCTTGTTGTTCCCTCTTCTTGTTGTTcagtttatttaaaatttttttttttttttttttttttagcaaataccaCTAGTCTTTGAATGTAAGTCTGCAGagtgaaataaacaaaaaaaacaaacctggaCTTAGATGGAGGAGAAGGAGTGCACTCAACCTTAATGAAAGTGAAGGTGACTGACCTTTCGCGAAACGTGTAAATATCTGATTTCTTAAATTGCTCGTGCCGGCCAACGTGCTGTGTTCCTGGTGTCCATCTTGGAAGCATGCTGTGTTCACAGCATGGTGACAATGATGCAGTGCAGATAGTTCGTCATTACTCCTCATGCTATGTCCAATTAATAATTGAGATTGCCTTTAATATAACCGGTGCAAAGTAACAGGTCTGCAACACCTCCTTTTGTGAGCATTCTGCAGGCTGTCATTGTACCTGTGTAACCTGATATGACCTTCCTTATGAATGATGGTTGACAACATGATAAAGAATGATGTATGCGGTTCCATGAAGTCCTAATGCCAATTGATCCTAATGATTAGAATTTTAACAATACAATGAACCCCCACTATTTGCAAGGGATAGGGATCGAAATCAAAGCAAAGTCAAAAGCCAAAGTCTGCAATTgtcacccccccaaaaaggtatatactgtactgtaattgcctataaatgccacatgatggcagcaaaggactacttttctcttaatgaagctcctcaactcacttccacTCCAAGATGCCACCTAGATagcgccaaagtaatacttttattaatTTAGCCTGTGCACAAAGTGGCGAAAAATGGAGGATAGGCAAATTTGTGAATGctgaactgcaaatatgcaggggttgACTGTATTCTCTATAGGGGGTTTTCGGTTTACGACAAGTTCTGTTGCTACCAAAATTTGTATGTAAGTCATAAACATGCCGTAGTCTGTCACTAAATTAAGCTAACACATTAATAATgttataattacagtatataattgtGTGAAAAACTCTTATAGGCCACAGTAAAAGGATCAAATGAAGTACGATGGTAACTGTGAGTGCTTCTTGTGCCGTGTGACCACGTAATCTTACGTATCTGTGGATCATTTATtctttccataaaaaaaaaaaaaaaaagaaatcattgttttgctgtttgttttaatctaaaaaaaaatcaagcttaaaattttaatgaaaaagaatgtatttttttgtgtaaaataattaacttggctattttttattttttatttctaacttgaaaatggaaagaacaacTCATACACAGATATTCATACCGCTGCACAAACTTGTTCATTGTGCGCCGTACATAACCTCAAAACACTGTTGGTTGGTACCATaccataaaccgaggacccccctGTACGTATATGAGAGGTATGTCTTGGACAGGAAGTAGCTGAGTCAGAAGCTTTCTTGCCAGGTCTACATGGAAAGGGGTATTTCCCCCGCCCcccataaaacattttgaattgtaCTTCTTTATGCTCATTATAAGCCacagaaatctttttttatttgttccttTTGTTTATTCAAGTATCACGTTCTGGAGTAACCTTTGATTTGTGATTACTGTTATGTCACCTTATGGTTTGAGATTATAGCCTGTTGATTTGACTTGGCTAGACAGCCTGTTTTTTCTCCTGGTTTATTTATGCAGCAAAACTACAGTagccatggaaaaaaaaaggtatttattttcaaagtttACCCCTTATTGGTGAGGAAAAGTACTTTTTAGGgggaatttattattattattattattattaaaatggaaattattttactCTTTTATAGGTGACAGAAAATAACGGTTTGGGGGTtgcttattattgttattattattctaaaatATAGTTCACATTCAAGGGGTGACTATCTGGAAAAATTCCACTTTACCATTTGCCCAATCTGTCCACACATTTGCCAATGTTGCGTTTTACACAAGTGCTTCTGATTGGTTGAAATGGCTTGCTTGGTTTGGGGTTAGAGTGCCACCTGTTGCATGGGCATAGACTGCACAGcctgtaaatatttaaaaaaaaatgcatgtttactggttgactttttttatttaaatttttttacctTGACACTAACTAACATGGTTGAGGTTGCTAATAATTCGTTTGTGACTCACTAGCGCCTCTGGAGGAAAAATTTGATACTAAAAGATGGCACCAGCTTGTTACCAAAATCATATAAATACCTGTAAAGATGAAATCAGGGGACCTTAAACAAATGCAGGAAAACAAGGTGAATGTGCGTATTAAAGCCACACCAAAGTTAGGTTTGCTGTGTATGACATTGTGTATTTTTCCAGGCAAGTCCAAATACATCTCTTCGGTCAATGTCATGTGTTTGGCTGCGGGTGAAAGAAAGAGTGGTGGAGCAAGCGCCTAGTCTGACACCGGTGGTTGACAGTGTTTGCGCACATCAGGGGAAGAGAAAGACGATCCGATAGAAAGCAATTGTTCTTGAATGCGGCGTTTGATTTTCCCGTGCTGGAAAATCCAATGCTGTCCATCCGGGCAACGTGGGTAGCTTGTAGCTCAATATGTGGCACACAAGCAGCTCATTGTCCTCGCTGCCTCGTCCTCCTCTCACGCTGCTCTGTTGGCTGAACATGGATTAGCAGGCATTTTGCTGTCAGCTCGTTTCAATTTCAAACAGCCCTAATTATCTTTCAAGTGCCACTACTTCAAGTATCTTCCCCGCTTTTAGTGGGATCTGATGCCTCCCAAAAACAGGCCAGGAACTACAAACATGTGCAGGATGCATGGGAAAGCACCTTGGAGAacatttcctcctcctcctcctccaactcTCACTCACTCGTTCGCTTTTTTCTTGGCTGCCTCTGTCGCCCTGATGAACATTCCAGATGTTAACACGACTGAGTTTAATATTAAACAGACAAGGCCTAGTGCTTCCCTGCTGTACTCAGAGTCACGGCACAGAATCAAAGCTTGCAGATGGTAGAACTGTTGATGCTCTAATCACTGCGGCCAAATGTGGAGACATTGGGGGGCATCTTAATGCTGCCTTCAATAAAACTGGGAGTATACGAACTTGGAAACACAAAGTCAAAATGTAACCTATCAATGaatgtaacattttattcaaatccAGATCGTCTTTTTAAGCACCATTCGATAAAACTGGGTAATAATCTTAACTATCCTTCTACCCTCCCCAGTGAGAAATCTGACTTTGAGTAGCATTCTACTGAACTTCTCCCAGTTTTTGCGCTTTAGTCTTATTTTACAACATTATTGTGCATGTGGATTTGCCTCACCTTCGCCAATTATGCGGTCAattatacttttgttttttggttggaGGTCAGAAATTTCTCACTTCCCAGTTGCATGACATCAGACAACTGTAACTTGACAAAGTCTTGGTCTTTCACTGTTTTTGTTCCATTGTTGCACGATGTCTGACAAATGTAAGTCTGTGAAATTGGAATGCAACAAGTCTTTTAAGTTCGTTTTTGTTCCATTATTAGGCAATATCAGACTGCTCCAGCTATAAAATCGATTTGCTTTACTTCGCAAGTAGGATCTCTGACTTCAAGTGGAATTCTATTCCGCTGGTCTTATTCTGGAAGTCAGAAATGTTGAACTTCCAAGTTCACAAATACAACAATAGTCTTTTAGTATGTTTTGTTCCATTCTATTCCAAATCCATTTACTTTCCTATCAAATAGGAACTCTGGCTTCAAGTGGCATTTGATTCCACTCATCTCATTTTACATATTATATGGAGGTCATAAATTATGGACTTCATGGATGTCAGTGATGCATCAATGGTTTTGTTCCATTGTTGCACAATGTCACACTCCTGTAACTCAATTGGcattcttttccattcattcGATTCTATTCCAAAATTGCTGACTTCCCAGTTTTCTGGAATGCAGTAATTgccttttagtatttttttgttccctttttctGTAATGTCAGACTCCTTTAACTCAGTCAAGTCAGGGTGCATCAATTTGGACCATGTTCACGAGTATTTTGAGTGGCATCACTTTTCATCCAAGGTCAGAGATTTCAAACTAACCAGTTTGCTTGAATACAGCAAAAGTgcagtttattttatatttattttgtgatgAATTTCAAAGGTTGTGTATTTGCCCCAAATTCGAGCAGGATAAGACCTGCTAGTTTTTCTGTTATGTCTTATGTCTTTTAGTACATTATTGTTGCATTATTGCTTGACATCGGTAAAGTCAGGATACACAAATATGCCCAAACTTCATTGCATTCTCTCTCGTCTGCGGTAAGAAATTTCTGACTTGACAGTTTGTTCAGTGCAGCAATAATTCAGCTTATTTTGGTACATTGTTGACACTCTGTGAAGTTGAGGTACTGTACATCGATTTGCCCCAAAGTATGAGGTTTGACTTTGAATGGCTTTTTCTACTATACCTTTCCTTGCTGAACATTGGAAATTTTAGGCTTCCCAGTTTAGAATGTTGCTTGACAGCCCTGATGTCGCCAGTAGGAACTACAAGTGGCATTTCTTTgtatatttccttttttgtcTTCCCAGTTTTCTTGATTgcagcagtcttttttttttcaaaagtacatCGATTTGCCCCAAATTTACAAGTAGTAGCTTTGACTTTGAGTGGCATTCTATGTCACGTTCCAAACAAAGATCAGGCATTTCCCACGTCCCAGTTTTGGTTAACGCTGGTTAACAATGCTTTCAATTGTTGTTTGTATGCCTTTCCCTAAATGTATCTTGAGCTGCGAGTTCATCTCTGGTGTATTTTGGCTCCATGTTAAAGTACCCCGAGGCTTCACCTTGCTAACACGGTGAGTCATCCGCTCTCACGTCACCGCTTTGATTCGGAAGAAGGCCGACGTCAGGCCGTGGCCCCCTCGAGTAACACGTTTCCTTTTCATCCCCCTGCATGTCCTCCAGTTAGCAGTTAGTGACAGAACAATGTCTCCCAATCAGAGCTGTCGTTTGACGTATTTAGCAAAATGACAAAGCCTTACTGCCTCTCTTAAACTCTCCTTCCAAGTGGGTGGGACCCACTACTGTGATGCAGGGGCCAAAGGTAAAGCAATACAATTTTGTTGTGTCAGctcttgtaaaaaaaagaacactaacAGCTTCAATGGCAGTATTTACATGTGACGGATGTGGGGGTTACGTATTGTActatgatgtttaaaaaaaaaaatgtaatttttttcatgacaaacACAAGTGCTTTTTAtcttaaaagaaaaacttaaagaGTGTAGCAAATGCTGTTTGTCTGCTTCTCCATTGTTTGTACTCAAGATGCAGGTGGCTGGTgactatttatatatttatttacttgtttttgATGTTCTTTCATGAAAGTGATGTCAAAGATTATACTCCTCAGACttattactgtatttagttTACGGTATGTACAAAGCGATATATAGATGATGTGtcctcaaaaataaatatgtttggctcttttttttaatttaaatttatttatttattattgttttgtttttttgcatccaTGCTCTGTGAATGGTGTTattttgtgcgtgtgtatagAACAGTGCCCTATTGGTTATCATGTGTTCTGAGCTTCTGGGTTCTTTTGGTCATGTCATCATATTTTATgtaggttatttttttaaaaactatatcAACTtggatttgtattttctttccaaAGATTACGATTTTGACAGAATCAACACACCGTGATTAtcgcaaaccttttttttctcattggaatgaatggaaatgcaattaatccgttacAGCCCTGTCCAAAAAACACTCTCAAGAATGTTTAGTGTTTTTTCATAAGAAAAAT
The DNA window shown above is from Phyllopteryx taeniolatus isolate TA_2022b chromosome 17, UOR_Ptae_1.2, whole genome shotgun sequence and carries:
- the drd1b gene encoding dopamine receptor D1b, producing the protein MDHNFSTVRDGRQILPEHDSSKRVLTGCFLSLLIFTTLLGNTLVCVAVTKFRHLRSKVTNFFVISLAISDLLVAILVMPWKAATEIVGFWPFGAFCNVWVAFDIMCSTASILNLCVISVDRYWAISSPFRYERKMTPRVACLMISVAWTLSVLISFIPVQLNWHKTQSTTYAEFNGTYPGELPPDNCDSSLNRSYAISSSLISFYIPVAIMIVTYTRIYRIAQKQIRRISALERAAESAKNRHSSMGNTSSIESESLFKMSFKRETKVLKTLSVIMGVFVCCWLPFFILNCMVPFCEPNLPNDANDFHCISPTTFDVFVWFGWANSSLNPIIYAFNADFRKAFSILLGCHRLCPGSNTIEILSINNNAGAPLPNPSCQYQPKSHIPKEGNHSDGSVMPHSILCQEEELHKLDGGVTDEMEVGVVNNALDKLCPAISGNLDSDTEITLEKINPITQNGQHNTMSC